The nucleotide window CAGAGGACATCAATCTTGTTGACATCCTGGTACTGAAATCTGAAGACGCCGATGTGAATTTTCTACAAGAGAAATTGTTGAAATTGGAGAACATTGATGTTGATGCTCTGGAACTGAAACCTAGTGATGACCAACCATCCCAATCTGCTACAGATGATGTGGAAGAGATTGAGAAATCAGAGTCTGCTTCTTCCGAAACAACTGAATCGGACTCTGAGCATGAGATTAACGAAGACAGTGACAATTGTGAATCTTTAAAAAGTGAACAGAAGAGAATAGTCAGAAGAGATGCGATTGTTCATCATCGGGAAGATGAGTTTTCCATACCACACAAATTAAAGTTTACGAGAGGTAAGGCGATTGAACTTCAGCCTGAAAACAATGGTCCAAAAAGGCTAAGATTCAGGAGAGGAAGAATGGTGGATAGAAACGTCAACAGCAGTCACTTAGAGAGGGAGAACTTCCAAAGGAGTGAGATGGCCGACGTGGTAACTGACTCAAAACCAGAAACTCAAAGCATTGTGCTAAAACACCAAGATACACAGGAGAAGGATGTGCGAGGCTTATTCAACAATGTGATAGAAGAAACCACGAATAAACTAGTGGAGACTAGGAAGAGCAAGGTGAAGGCATTGATCGGTGCATTCGAAATTGTGATCTCTCTCCAATAGAGCAAACTAGAATCTACAATGACATTCTTTTTCTGATAACTGACTCAATGCTAGTAGTAGAACTGTCAGTGTTCACTTCATCCAATGTtgataaagtgaaaaaaaattgTATCATAGAGTAGTAGTGTGGATATACAAAGTATACATGAACTTGGATATGGGAAGATGCTTGTCTAAATATGTCAACATGTTCAGGGAAGTTGGCTCATTCGAAAAGTTCTTGTGGGGTGGTACAAGTGATTCCTGTCATGGAACCTATTCCTGTAATGGTACTTATCCCTTGTAGTCAGTAAGTGCACTGTTCTCTTTGGCGGGACATATTTTCATACTTGTATAGAGTAGTTGTCTTTGGTTTGAGATTCTACTGAATAAGAGGTGCTTTTTCTTTGTTCAAAATATTTGTTACATTGGTTTCAAGTTTGAGATTAATTTAGGATTAGAGCAGGAGTGTAAAGAATTCATATTGAATCTGACTGCTGCGTCTCTTATCGATGTATTAGAAAAGAAGATACTTTTCCTCATTGCTTAGTCGCTACTGAATATACAATAAAGATATTTTAAAATACTTGGAATGTTCTATTGAAGTCAAAAAGTATAGGATTTTTGGGGAAGATAATAGAGTTATAAATTGGTTAGCTAATCGTGTTGGGATCTCCAAATCCAACATCATTTGGAGTTGTTTGATTTACAAATCAAAGACACCAATCATCAATGCTACCACACCAGCTCTGCTTTAGAAATTTATGGATAATGAGTATTTAGGGAGTGATGGCCGCTCCTACTAGCAATAACAAGACAAAATTGATCATTCTATTTATCTTCGTAATGGCATCTTTGAAAGAGCAAAAATATTGGCATTGAGAACATATTTTTTAACTCGTCTAAATTTGCAGATATTAGTTTTAAGGGTCAAAATAGTTCAGTGTGACAATGACCaataaattatctaaattatcTTTTGCCGATAGCAGAGAATAACCAATAAATTAcccttctgatttttttttttttccaacacaGTCACCATTATGAGGTGTTTCAATAGAGTTACGGTGATTCACTCTGCTGGACCACAGAAATACTGAAACAAACCATCAACACTTACCAACTGCACACCCAATGCAAACATGAAAATCCATGACTATCCATCCATTGTAACTTGCAAGAAACTTTTTATATGGCTCAAACCAGATGGACAGCGCCACTCGTAAACTCTTATCAGGAATTTGCTCAATAATGTAACACTTCAAAAAGTCAATCAAACAGGTACACTATGATGCCTTTGGGCAACTCATGCACAAGTTCAGGTGAATCTCATGCACGAAATACAAAACTAGCCATTACTCTTAAGACATTGTATTGAAAGAAAGAACAAAGGATTTGCTTTTCTAATTAATGATCCATATAACATAAAAGACAAAATCAGCTTCACATGTAGATCACTCAAAATCAGATAACAACTGCATGAAAGGTCTGATAAATTCTCTCGGAAACATGTGTTCTCTAAGAAGCTTGATTTTCATCAGCAGCAGCTTCAAATGTCTCGCCAGGCACCAGCTCAGggacatcatcatcgtcatcctgTTTCGCAGGTGCACCTGCACCAGGTGCCTGTTTCTGCAAGTGCTCCGCAAGCCTCTTCAGGTTTTCTAAATTATCAGGTCCTgggaaaaaagaaaatatcatcaaaaattCATGTACTACGTACAAAACAACCAGAGACATAATATCTTGCAAGATGCCAACAACCAGGTTCAGCCATGGCACTAGTTATCCCATATAGCAATGCAAACACAGTAGAAAGTAGAAACAACCACATTTAGTAAGCAACAAAATATTTGACACCAGTAGCATTCATCAACATTTGGGAACAGCAATGGAACATAAATAACATGAATCTAGATGATTGAGCAAGACAAAATGAAAACTAATCAGCATGCACATATTGTATAGAAGCTACACACTCAAGACCACCATAATGTACAATTGCAAGTTAGTAACTTGGCAGTAACAAAAATGCGATAATGAAAGCTAAACACAATGTCCAAACTATAATAACATTAAATGAGAATACCTAGTTGGTTAATGATCCCAGGTAGCAGATCTTGAAGTTCTGTCACAAGAAAATCGTGTGTGAGTTGTCTTAGCTAAGTAAGGGATTCCAGAAAAGATGACAACTAAAatccaaaagaaaattttcatgaaTCATCTCATATTTATCAACACCAGGCCAATCTAACAGATACTCGTCAAGTCACATACTCTTTGTCTGAGGAGACCCACTAACAACCCATGTATTGGCTGCAATTGAAGCTTGCACTGAAAAAATGTGGAAAAATTCAGTAAATCGTTTGGCAATGATTtagtgtttcttttaatgaatgtgATGTGCTTTACCCTTAGGGTTAACAAATTGAATAACAAGATCATCCTTAAAAATGTTAACTTCTTCTATAGCAGGAATGGCATTCACGCCTATTCTCTTCAAGGTGCTTTGAAGCCTCTTATCATCAGTTGTTGTAGTCTTGTGAACTGCCTTCTTCTTCCTGATCAAAATGCAGACAAACAAAATAAGGCACTTAAAAGTGTTTGATTTAACTGACCTCTAAAGGGTACTAGCATAAATTGCACATAGACAAAATATTTAGCCTCTAATCATTACCACAGATAATCAAACTGGTCAAGGTACTAGTATCTCAAAATTGGCGATAGAATAGAAATAAACCTGCGCATACTGCCCTTTCCCCCAGTGCGAACAGCACCAGCCATCTTCATGAGCTTCTCTACATTCATCTGCATGGAAAAGGAACATCATGTGACATGAATTAGAAGGTACCTTTGTCAAGCATGACTAGATCACATTCTAACTAAATACTTCAGTTATCAGAAccagtaaaaataaaaaatagaataagTCAAGGATTTCAAAATTTAAACACTAACGACAGTTGCAAGAATATAGCAATGCGATGAAGTAACACATGCAATCCCGACAATCTAATTAATTTGGCCAAAGATTAAATCAGAATAAACCAAATATTAGGTTTTACTCAATACTATAAAGAGTGAGTCCTAATAGAAGACCCCAACACATGCACTATTTTAATGAAGATATCAAAGTTGCTCAAACTAGAAACCCTCAGTAACAAGGACTAGCTAAGAATGGCAAACATAACATCTTTGTTTTCCTCGACTTCATCACAGAAGATAAAGAAATCACAAATATGAGGATCTCAGCATGGTGACTCATCATTCTtagatctatttttttatttcaacAAACAGGGACAAAATTCTCtaaaatttccattgttattttcaTTAGGTTAATGTCTGACAGGAATAATATTCTATGACAAaatgcctcgtttatatatatatatatatatatatatatatatatatatatatatatatataagattatattttttttttatttaaaaggcggcgtcgcatcgcctcgacgacgtcgccttttccttccccatgTGCGACGACATTGCctcgtttatttaaatatataaatatatatatatataatccgaaaAAGGCGACATCGCCGAACATCACCTTTTTCtaagatatttaaatataaatataaatatatatatatatatatatatatatattattttattattatttttcgttctATCAGGTaacgagcggtccgcgtaccggtatgctgtcggaccagtacataccgcccgtaccgagcggtatcattcggtattaccTACCTTGGAACAATGGCCTTTTGCTTAAGTGAAAAAAGATTTGTGGTAAGGGGGTCACTGGGTCTTTAAATATCCATGATTACCTCCTGTAAAAATATTCAGATTTTATCTTTCAACGAAAGAGAGGAGAACGATTTCACCGTTGCCTAGAACATAAGTTCAGGAGCCCATCAAAACCCCAACCACCATAAGCTTGAAAGTCATCTCATTTATGCTAACATTCTTACAGTAGGATTAGTGTCTTATTTAAGACGATCATTATTAGAAGTATTACTTGAAAGAACAATTACACACAAAAAATACAACAAAGTAACATCTGTATAACAACACATAGCTAAACCTCTACAACAAAGCAGCCCAACCCATCTAAGATTCAGCATTTCCAATTGAGCTTATGATCAGAGTTAAGGCATAGTCGAGTGCCAAACACAAAGATCAGCATGGATCTGCcataaaagaaaaacaataaagtgactCTAAAGGAAAGGATCCCACTAAAACCAAAGTTCACAAGCAAGAACCACAGCAGAACAGACCGTGGAGGCTAAACCCTTTCCGAATGGTCAGATACTCTTCCATACTCAGAGAAACGGACAAAAACCTTAAAGCTTGACGAATCCAATCCTTAAAACCCTTTCTAACGGAGATCAGATCCAGCGAGATGAAGACATGAATAGAAAGAAGCGGAATTACCTTTGCAACGGTAAGACGGTAACCCACgccggaagaagagaaggaggaggagtgCGCCGACAACGCAACTTCGCTACGAGAAAAGATTGGGTAGGGCGGAGATGACATTGATGCCGCATGGCATGACTAAATTACTGAAGCAACCCCGGAAATGATAGGAATTACGAGATTGGTGTACTACTTTTTGGGCATGTTGGTGGACCCGAAGTCTAAAACTCAATAAGGAACCACCACGTAATTAACGGGTATGGATTTTGGCTCTGCACCC belongs to Musa acuminata AAA Group cultivar baxijiao chromosome BXJ3-5, Cavendish_Baxijiao_AAA, whole genome shotgun sequence and includes:
- the LOC135638133 gene encoding nascent polypeptide-associated complex subunit beta-like, whose protein sequence is MSSPPYPIFSRSEVALSAHSSSFSSSGVGYRLTVAKMNVEKLMKMAGAVRTGGKGSMRRKKKAVHKTTTTDDKRLQSTLKRIGVNAIPAIEEVNIFKDDLVIQFVNPKVQASIAANTWVVSGSPQTKKLQDLLPGIINQLGPDNLENLKRLAEHLQKQAPGAGAPAKQDDDDDVPELVPGETFEAAADENQAS